A single Cnuibacter physcomitrellae DNA region contains:
- a CDS encoding MFS transporter yields MPATRTRSVMVGFMIGAFALGTSESVVAGILPQISAGTGVAVAGVGSLVLAYAATVTVLGPLVTVALSRWSTRRTLLALLVWYAAANVLAASAPTFEVLFVARVLAGLAHTTILVRFSLTAIHLARPGREASSMGMVLVGLTAASVLGVPAGIVLTDLASWRAPFLLIAALALLALVVVMLRLPALPAPARSRLRGELGWMRRPGVLVGIGMSVLCAGASMLVMTYVAPLLTGFSGLDPALLPAVLLLYGVGGVVGNLLGARLADRDLARALTWSSAALAVTLAALWSVAALPWAAVAVLAAGVAYFATITPISALVARESAGPASDVALAVNSSAFNLGIAGAAGAGGLILGAGAPASALPAAALLPALAALALVLAYRRLSSPERSLPAASPAIKD; encoded by the coding sequence GTGCCCGCGACGAGGACCCGGTCCGTCATGGTCGGGTTCATGATCGGCGCCTTCGCGCTCGGCACCTCCGAGAGCGTCGTGGCCGGCATCCTGCCCCAGATCTCCGCCGGGACCGGCGTCGCGGTCGCCGGCGTCGGATCGCTGGTGCTCGCCTACGCGGCGACGGTGACGGTGCTGGGGCCGCTCGTGACCGTGGCGCTGTCGCGGTGGAGCACCCGGCGCACCCTCCTCGCGCTGCTCGTCTGGTACGCCGCCGCCAACGTCCTCGCCGCGAGCGCCCCGACGTTCGAGGTGCTCTTCGTCGCGCGCGTGCTCGCGGGGCTCGCCCACACGACGATCCTCGTGAGGTTCTCGCTCACCGCCATCCACCTCGCACGCCCGGGACGGGAGGCCAGCTCGATGGGCATGGTGCTCGTCGGGCTCACCGCGGCGTCGGTGCTGGGGGTCCCCGCGGGGATCGTGCTCACCGACCTCGCGAGCTGGCGGGCGCCGTTCCTGCTCATCGCCGCGCTCGCGCTCCTCGCCCTGGTCGTCGTGATGCTGCGGCTGCCGGCGCTGCCGGCCCCTGCGCGCTCGCGGCTCCGGGGTGAGCTCGGGTGGATGAGGCGTCCGGGCGTGCTGGTCGGCATCGGGATGAGCGTGCTCTGCGCGGGAGCGTCGATGCTCGTGATGACGTACGTGGCGCCGCTCCTGACCGGGTTCAGCGGGCTCGATCCGGCTCTGCTCCCCGCGGTGCTCCTCCTCTACGGAGTGGGCGGCGTCGTGGGCAACCTGCTCGGCGCGCGCCTGGCCGACCGCGACCTCGCCCGGGCGCTGACCTGGAGCTCGGCGGCCCTCGCCGTCACCCTCGCCGCCCTCTGGTCGGTGGCCGCCCTGCCGTGGGCCGCCGTCGCCGTGCTGGCGGCGGGGGTGGCGTACTTCGCCACGATCACGCCCATCTCCGCGCTCGTCGCGAGGGAGTCGGCGGGGCCGGCCTCCGACGTCGCCCTCGCGGTGAACAGCTCCGCGTTCAACCTCGGCATCGCCGGCGCCGCCGGAGCGGGCGGCCTCATCCTGGGCGCGGGCGCCCCCGCCTCGGCCCTTCCGGCCGCCGCCCTCCTCCCCGCCCTCGCCGCGCTCGCGCTCGTCCTGGCCTACCGCCGCCTCTCCTCTCCCGAGCGCTCACTCCCCGCCGCCTCCCCGGCGATCAAGGACTGA
- a CDS encoding lactonase family protein, with amino-acid sequence MTDGGAFWVGGYTPEMGGSSSGISRWRADGDTFVAAGPAHPTPSPSFLARHPRLSVLYSADESAGTVSAFRITAAGGELSPLGSRPAGPAVCHVAVSPSGDHLAATCWGDGTVALYPIDPEGALGEPVLTTPAEDPHPALRATTPPPAGLEASSRAHMSLWLGPEEVVTTDLGYDLLRVFSVRDGRLHPTSTVELPFGCGPRHLVALSDDLLVVCTEYSCEALSVVRDGAGRRLAARLPLTPDSPQPGETAAHIEASPGGLLHVGLRGSDRIAVLRCDEAGALAGIGAFASGGSLPRHHAVEGRVLRVAHQGSDEITTHRVDDGGLSTGVVDRAAVGSPTVILAS; translated from the coding sequence ATGACCGACGGCGGGGCGTTCTGGGTCGGCGGATACACCCCCGAGATGGGCGGATCGAGCTCGGGGATCTCGCGGTGGCGTGCCGACGGCGACACGTTCGTCGCGGCCGGCCCGGCGCATCCGACCCCCTCGCCGAGCTTCCTGGCGCGCCATCCGCGACTGTCGGTGCTCTACTCGGCCGACGAGTCGGCGGGGACGGTGAGCGCCTTCCGCATCACGGCGGCCGGCGGCGAGCTCTCCCCGCTGGGCAGCCGCCCGGCCGGACCGGCCGTGTGCCACGTCGCGGTCTCCCCGTCGGGGGACCACCTCGCGGCGACCTGCTGGGGCGACGGGACGGTCGCGCTGTACCCGATCGATCCCGAGGGGGCCCTCGGCGAGCCCGTGCTCACGACCCCCGCGGAGGATCCGCACCCCGCCCTGCGGGCGACCACCCCGCCACCGGCCGGTCTCGAGGCGAGCAGCCGCGCGCACATGTCCCTCTGGCTCGGACCCGAGGAGGTGGTCACGACCGACCTCGGCTACGACCTGCTCCGGGTCTTCAGCGTCCGCGACGGACGTCTGCACCCCACCTCCACGGTAGAGCTGCCCTTCGGATGCGGTCCCCGTCACCTGGTCGCGCTGTCCGACGACCTCCTCGTGGTCTGCACGGAGTACTCCTGCGAGGCCCTCTCGGTGGTGCGCGACGGGGCGGGACGCCGTCTCGCCGCCCGGCTGCCGCTGACCCCCGACAGCCCACAGCCCGGCGAGACCGCCGCGCACATCGAGGCGTCACCGGGCGGACTGCTCCACGTGGGTCTGCGCGGGAGCGACCGGATCGCGGTCCTCCGCTGCGACGAGGCCGGAGCCCTCGCGGGCATCGGCGCGTTCGCGTCGGGCGGGTCCCTCCCGCGGCACCACGCCGTCGAGGGACGGGTGCTCCGCGTCGCCCACCAGGGATCCGACGAGATCACGACGCACCGGGTCGACGACGGCGGGCTGTCGACCGGTGTCGTCGACCGGGCCGCGGTGGGCAGTCCGACCGTGATCCTCGCGAGCTGA
- a CDS encoding apiosidase-like domain-containing protein, whose protein sequence is MTSWTVAPDHRSLLADGRRRFLLADTVWAAFTSPTDAEWLDHLELRRRQGFNALLISVLPIVHDRSEAERTPFAVSPAGVDFDGGDPDYWSHAVWVLEQAQARGFTPVLVLLWNNFVPGTWGSRLTPDHVLTEEQTVDYVRHAVRTFAPFSPVFAISGDDDLNDDTALERYSLAASVVREEAPDALITWHDTPTARMPASIADGALIDVHGLQSGHNEAWDTLPADLTRYYRGLGVERPIVNLEPCYEGLGRFAGRERHRRDDVRRASWTGVVAGASAGLGYGAHGVWSWHRRGAAFTAEDVHGTPFPFSVAAGFEGALDAAFVRRVVEEEDLFGLVEDPDLLVAEPSGAVAGRVGDAVVVYAPEPFALTLRVDAAVTVTAYDLDHGRRDAVRTTPVEGGLRIEQPEFLGDALYIVRPAG, encoded by the coding sequence ATGACCTCCTGGACCGTGGCCCCCGACCACCGGAGCCTCCTCGCCGACGGTCGGCGCCGATTCCTGCTGGCCGACACCGTGTGGGCGGCGTTCACGTCCCCGACCGACGCGGAGTGGCTCGATCACCTCGAGCTGCGCCGCCGGCAGGGCTTCAACGCGCTGCTCATCAGCGTGCTCCCGATCGTCCACGACAGGTCCGAGGCCGAGCGGACGCCCTTCGCCGTCTCCCCCGCGGGCGTCGACTTCGACGGCGGAGACCCCGACTACTGGTCGCACGCCGTCTGGGTGCTCGAGCAGGCGCAGGCGCGGGGCTTCACCCCCGTCCTCGTGCTGCTGTGGAACAACTTCGTGCCGGGCACCTGGGGCAGCCGTCTCACCCCGGACCACGTCCTCACCGAGGAGCAGACCGTGGACTACGTGCGGCACGCGGTGCGGACCTTCGCCCCCTTCTCCCCCGTCTTCGCCATCTCGGGCGACGACGACCTGAACGATGACACGGCCCTCGAGAGGTACTCGCTGGCGGCGAGCGTCGTGCGCGAGGAGGCTCCGGACGCGCTCATCACCTGGCACGACACCCCGACGGCGAGGATGCCCGCCTCGATCGCCGACGGCGCCCTCATCGACGTGCACGGCCTGCAGTCCGGCCACAACGAGGCGTGGGATACCCTGCCCGCCGACCTCACCCGTTACTACCGCGGGCTAGGCGTCGAGCGGCCGATCGTCAACCTCGAGCCCTGCTACGAGGGCCTCGGCCGCTTCGCCGGACGCGAGCGCCACCGTCGCGACGACGTGCGCCGAGCCAGCTGGACCGGCGTCGTCGCCGGCGCGAGCGCGGGGCTCGGCTACGGCGCCCACGGCGTGTGGTCGTGGCACCGCCGCGGCGCCGCCTTCACCGCGGAGGACGTGCACGGCACCCCGTTCCCGTTCTCCGTCGCCGCCGGCTTCGAGGGGGCGCTCGACGCGGCCTTCGTGCGCCGTGTGGTCGAGGAGGAGGACCTCTTCGGTCTCGTCGAAGATCCCGACCTGCTCGTCGCGGAGCCGTCGGGGGCGGTCGCCGGCCGGGTCGGAGACGCCGTCGTCGTCTACGCGCCCGAGCCCTTCGCACTCACCCTCCGCGTGGACGCGGCGGTCACGGTCACCGCGTACGATCTCGACCACGGGCGGCGCGACGCCGTGCGCACCACCCCGGTCGAGGGCGGCCTGCGGATCGAGCAGCCCGAGTTCCTGGGCGACGCGCTCTACATCGTGCGGCCGGCCGGATGA
- a CDS encoding IclR family transcriptional regulator has protein sequence MAEGERTATRGGVKSSLRTLEILELLASDDERRSIAEIARELGIPRSSLHGLMHTMADRGWLQTDASGTRYGLGIRSLLAGTSYIETDDVVALSGSALDRIADRTGETVHLGRLDGADVVYLAKRESVHPLRMYSAVGRRLPAHATALGKVLLARTEPARLDALLGRGPLVALTPETIVDRARLDEELDRIRTDGYAVDRGENSLGITCFAVALAGDGSLNAVSCSLPDARLDAGHRAEIVAALADGAREIDTLLGRRGR, from the coding sequence GTGGCCGAGGGCGAGAGGACCGCGACGCGCGGCGGGGTGAAGTCGTCGCTGCGCACGCTCGAGATCCTCGAGCTCCTGGCGTCCGACGACGAGCGCCGCTCGATCGCCGAGATCGCCCGAGAGCTCGGCATCCCCCGATCGAGCCTGCACGGCCTCATGCACACGATGGCCGATCGCGGCTGGCTGCAGACCGACGCGAGCGGAACCCGGTACGGCCTGGGCATCCGCTCCCTGCTGGCGGGCACGTCGTACATCGAGACCGACGACGTCGTCGCGCTGTCCGGGTCGGCGCTCGACCGCATCGCCGATCGCACGGGCGAGACGGTGCACCTCGGGCGCCTGGACGGGGCGGACGTCGTGTACCTCGCCAAGCGCGAGTCGGTGCATCCGCTGCGCATGTACTCGGCCGTGGGGCGTCGGCTGCCCGCGCACGCCACAGCCCTGGGGAAGGTGCTGCTGGCCAGGACGGAGCCCGCCCGGCTCGACGCGCTCCTCGGCCGGGGCCCCCTCGTCGCTCTCACGCCCGAGACCATCGTCGACCGGGCTCGCCTCGACGAGGAGCTCGACCGCATCCGGACCGACGGCTACGCCGTCGATCGCGGGGAGAACAGCCTGGGGATCACCTGCTTCGCGGTGGCCCTCGCGGGCGACGGATCGCTCAACGCGGTGAGCTGCTCGCTGCCCGATGCGCGCCTCGACGCCGGTCATCGAGCCGAGATCGTGGCGGCGCTGGCCGATGGGGCGCGCGAGATCGACACGCTCCTCGGGCGTCGAGGGCGCTGA
- a CDS encoding sugar kinase gives MTTVLTLGEPLATLTVDDADPRVAAVHVAGAELNTAVGLARQGVEVRWFSRSADDALGSLVLATLRREGVDASRVVLATGERTGLIVKQRIDDHAMRSEHYRAGSASSRLSPEEVPGDLLEGVDLLHVTGITPAIGEGPRAAWTALIRSAADRLVPVSLDVNHRPQLVDDDGIRDIVDSVIDSVDTLFCNEEEAQLLTGETDPERALAALVARGPRTVVLKLGRRGALVGFADGRTLRGGVWPVPLPTFPVGAGDAFNAGWIAAALGGVDPGVALPLAAWTAARVVADPGDHDGFPSAAEVAEVREALTRGDLAPEPYDVGAPVEVVVR, from the coding sequence ATGACGACCGTCCTCACGCTCGGCGAGCCGCTCGCCACCCTCACGGTCGACGACGCCGATCCCCGCGTGGCCGCCGTGCACGTGGCGGGCGCCGAGCTCAACACCGCCGTCGGTCTGGCGCGCCAGGGGGTCGAGGTGCGGTGGTTCTCCCGCAGCGCCGACGACGCGTTGGGATCGCTCGTGCTCGCCACCCTCCGTCGTGAGGGCGTCGACGCGTCACGGGTCGTCCTCGCCACGGGGGAGCGCACCGGCCTGATCGTCAAGCAGCGGATCGACGACCACGCCATGCGGAGCGAGCACTACCGCGCCGGTTCCGCGTCTAGCCGCCTGTCGCCGGAGGAGGTGCCGGGCGACCTGCTGGAGGGGGTGGACCTGCTCCACGTCACCGGCATCACGCCGGCCATCGGCGAGGGCCCCCGGGCGGCCTGGACGGCGCTCATCCGCTCGGCCGCGGATCGGCTGGTGCCGGTCTCGCTCGACGTCAACCACCGGCCTCAGCTCGTCGACGACGACGGGATCCGCGACATCGTCGACAGTGTGATCGACTCCGTCGACACCCTCTTCTGCAACGAGGAGGAGGCGCAGCTGCTCACCGGCGAGACGGATCCCGAGCGCGCGCTCGCGGCGCTGGTCGCTCGCGGTCCGCGGACCGTGGTGCTCAAGCTCGGTCGCCGCGGCGCCCTCGTGGGCTTCGCGGACGGACGCACGCTGCGCGGCGGGGTCTGGCCGGTGCCGCTGCCGACCTTCCCCGTCGGCGCCGGCGACGCGTTCAACGCCGGGTGGATCGCCGCGGCGCTCGGTGGTGTCGACCCCGGGGTCGCGCTGCCCCTGGCGGCATGGACCGCGGCGAGGGTGGTCGCCGATCCGGGCGACCACGACGGCTTCCCGTCCGCGGCGGAGGTCGCGGAGGTCCGCGAGGCGCTGACACGAGGGGATCTCGCTCCCGAGCCCTACGACGTCGGCGCCCCGGTCGAGGTGGTGGTCCGATGA
- a CDS encoding bifunctional 4-hydroxy-2-oxoglutarate aldolase/2-dehydro-3-deoxy-phosphogluconate aldolase, with amino-acid sequence MTAFVETLRRARIVAVLRADGAAALEAQLDAVREGGVRAIEVTTTAEGWQQVLRRAASEAEADVLVGAGTVTTIEQAEQALEAGARFLVSPYRVPDAVSAIARTAAGGGVPFVPGGFTPAEVAEAAQVGDGVAKLFPAATGGLAHLKAIRDVLPSVSIMPTGGIGPDDAADWLAAGAVAVGLGGALVRQPVARIRDLMSSVGAGA; translated from the coding sequence ATGACGGCCTTCGTCGAGACGCTGCGCAGGGCGCGCATCGTCGCCGTGCTGCGTGCCGACGGCGCCGCGGCCCTCGAGGCGCAGCTCGACGCGGTGCGCGAGGGCGGCGTGCGGGCCATCGAGGTCACGACCACCGCCGAGGGGTGGCAGCAGGTGCTGCGCCGCGCCGCGTCGGAGGCGGAGGCCGACGTGCTCGTCGGCGCCGGGACCGTGACGACGATCGAGCAGGCCGAGCAGGCGCTCGAGGCGGGCGCGCGCTTCCTCGTCTCGCCCTACCGGGTGCCCGACGCGGTCAGTGCGATCGCGCGGACCGCGGCCGGCGGAGGCGTTCCCTTCGTCCCCGGCGGGTTCACGCCGGCGGAGGTGGCTGAGGCCGCTCAGGTCGGTGACGGCGTCGCGAAGCTGTTCCCCGCCGCGACCGGCGGGCTGGCGCACCTCAAGGCGATCCGCGACGTGCTGCCGTCGGTGTCGATCATGCCGACGGGCGGCATCGGGCCCGACGACGCCGCCGACTGGCTGGCGGCGGGCGCTGTCGCCGTGGGGCTGGGAGGTGCGCTCGTCCGGCAGCCGGTGGCGCGCATCCGTGACCTGATGTCGAGCGTGGGTGCGGGTGCCTGA
- a CDS encoding LacI family DNA-binding transcriptional regulator — protein sequence MERKAVSLRDVAAVAGVSVSTVSKVLRGQGKASDATRKRILAAAERLDFQPNALGQFLAQGRSATIGILAENAPGTFTMPVLTGATTAFGERDLSVLVYDSHLDRTVVAATVRKLKARKVDGLLVIGDGSGSDMHSVSEGFSVPVVYAYGISDDAHDPSFMHDGFLAGRLAGEHLLGLGRTRIAHITAAPSDLSAKARADGLRAALDEAGLPLVLGQPLSGDWTREWGIRAARRLLESGERFDAVFCGNDTIAAAVQDVLRESGRRVPEDVAIVGMDNITGLSGQHDGLLTTIDPNLTELGAVAARYLADAIEGGEYEGGVHTIPCTLIPGESTGALPRSAGSVAA from the coding sequence ATGGAGAGAAAAGCGGTTTCCCTGCGCGACGTCGCCGCCGTCGCAGGAGTCTCGGTGTCGACCGTCTCGAAGGTGCTGCGGGGGCAGGGCAAGGCGTCCGATGCGACCCGCAAGCGCATCCTCGCGGCCGCCGAGCGGCTCGACTTCCAGCCCAACGCGCTCGGCCAGTTCCTCGCGCAGGGTCGCAGCGCCACCATCGGCATCCTCGCCGAGAACGCGCCCGGCACGTTCACCATGCCCGTGCTCACGGGGGCGACCACGGCCTTCGGCGAGCGCGACCTCTCCGTCCTCGTCTACGACTCCCACCTCGACCGCACCGTGGTCGCCGCGACCGTCCGCAAGCTCAAGGCCCGCAAGGTCGACGGCCTCCTCGTCATCGGCGACGGCAGCGGATCCGACATGCACTCCGTCTCCGAGGGGTTCTCGGTGCCGGTGGTCTACGCCTACGGGATCTCGGATGACGCGCACGACCCGTCGTTCATGCACGACGGGTTCCTCGCCGGACGGCTCGCCGGTGAGCACCTCCTCGGTCTCGGCCGCACGAGGATCGCCCACATCACGGCGGCGCCCTCCGACCTGTCGGCGAAGGCCCGCGCCGACGGACTGCGCGCCGCGCTCGACGAGGCGGGCCTGCCGCTCGTGCTCGGGCAGCCCCTCAGCGGCGACTGGACCCGCGAGTGGGGCATCCGCGCCGCACGGCGCCTGCTCGAGAGCGGCGAGCGGTTCGACGCCGTGTTCTGCGGGAACGACACCATCGCCGCCGCGGTGCAGGACGTGCTCCGCGAGTCCGGTCGCCGCGTCCCCGAGGACGTCGCCATCGTCGGCATGGACAACATCACCGGCCTCTCCGGCCAGCACGACGGCCTGCTCACCACGATCGACCCGAACCTCACCGAGCTCGGCGCCGTCGCCGCGCGCTACCTCGCCGACGCGATCGAGGGGGGCGAGTACGAGGGCGGCGTGCACACCATCCCGTGCACCCTCATCCCCGGCGAGTCCACCGGCGCCCTCCCCCGCTCCGCCGGCTCCGTCGCCGCCTGA
- a CDS encoding zinc-binding alcohol dehydrogenase family protein, with translation MTRRAIDLVAEGDIVPTNTAAWLTEPRADLVVGPADMPEPGPEELLVRVRAIAVNPLDEVKQWTGDLMYRWLPYPAILGEDVAGEVVSVGPSVSRFAPGDRVVAYAVGMERDRRHRAEGGFQHYVVVRADLTAPIPDRLSFEEVVVLPLAVSTAATALFQSDHLALPHPTGSPSAVGTRGTVVVWGGSTSVGSNAIQLAAASGHRVATTASPRNHERMRALGADVVADYRDPSAVSQLGSALREDRVVGILAVGTGSARPAVALAAATGAKRVALASPAVSFGDLPRRGGPSLRAARTMLRLGTSTSLTQLRARRHGIDARFVWGSTLMTNEVGRMLWEDYLPTALAEGRHVCAPEAEVVGEGLESIQPALDRLRAGVSARKLVVRL, from the coding sequence ATGACACGACGTGCCATTGACCTCGTCGCGGAAGGAGACATCGTGCCCACCAACACCGCAGCGTGGCTGACCGAGCCGCGCGCCGACCTCGTGGTCGGCCCCGCCGACATGCCCGAGCCCGGGCCGGAGGAGCTGCTCGTCCGCGTCCGGGCGATCGCCGTGAACCCGCTCGACGAGGTCAAGCAGTGGACCGGCGACCTCATGTACCGCTGGCTGCCCTATCCGGCGATCCTCGGCGAGGACGTCGCCGGAGAGGTCGTGTCGGTGGGGCCGTCGGTGTCCCGCTTCGCCCCGGGTGACCGGGTGGTGGCGTACGCCGTGGGGATGGAGCGCGATCGACGGCACCGCGCCGAGGGCGGGTTCCAGCACTACGTCGTCGTGCGGGCCGACCTGACCGCGCCGATCCCCGACCGGCTCTCGTTCGAGGAGGTCGTCGTGCTCCCGCTCGCGGTCTCGACGGCCGCGACCGCCCTGTTCCAGTCCGATCACCTCGCCCTGCCCCACCCGACCGGCTCCCCGTCGGCCGTCGGCACCCGGGGCACCGTCGTGGTCTGGGGCGGCTCCACGAGCGTCGGCAGCAACGCGATCCAGCTCGCCGCCGCATCCGGCCACCGCGTCGCGACCACCGCCTCCCCGCGCAACCACGAGCGGATGCGCGCGCTGGGCGCGGACGTCGTCGCCGACTACCGGGACCCCTCCGCGGTGTCGCAGCTGGGCTCCGCCCTCCGCGAGGATCGTGTGGTCGGCATCCTGGCCGTCGGGACGGGGTCGGCTCGGCCGGCGGTCGCGCTCGCCGCGGCGACGGGAGCGAAGCGGGTCGCGCTGGCCAGCCCCGCGGTCTCGTTCGGTGACCTGCCGCGGCGAGGCGGCCCGAGCCTGCGCGCGGCGCGGACGATGCTGCGCCTCGGCACGTCAACGTCTCTCACCCAGCTGCGCGCTCGCCGCCACGGGATCGACGCGCGCTTCGTGTGGGGCAGCACCCTCATGACGAACGAGGTCGGCCGGATGCTCTGGGAGGACTACCTGCCCACGGCGCTCGCCGAGGGCAGGCACGTCTGCGCCCCCGAGGCCGAGGTCGTCGGCGAGGGCCTCGAGTCGATCCAGCCCGCCCTCGACCGCCTGCGCGCGGGCGTCTCCGCCCGCAAGCTCGTCGTCCGCCTCTGA